In Salvelinus namaycush isolate Seneca unplaced genomic scaffold, SaNama_1.0 Scaffold795, whole genome shotgun sequence, a single genomic region encodes these proteins:
- the LOC120042873 gene encoding metalloproteinase inhibitor 2-like, with the protein MTRYVSSCFITLFVLFLWRVEDIADACRCSPPHPQQAFCDADIVIRAKVVGKKALSNEIKYDIQQIKMFKGPDRVIHAVFTSSSSASCGVTLETNKEYLFTGRMSTDGSMHLVMCDFIQYWEDLNGTQKNSLTQRYQSGCDCTIIRCSSLPCPVSAPDECLWTDWLLADGQSGPQAKYSACLKGRDGSCAWYRGMAPFKK; encoded by the exons ATGACGCGGTATGTAAGCAGTTGTTTCATTACTCTGTTCGTTCTGTTCCTTTGGCGGGTCGAAGACATCGCAGATGCTTGCAGATGCTCCCCTCCGCATCCTCAACAGGCTTTTTGCGATGCAGATATCG TGATCAGGGCGAAGGTGGTTGGCAAGAAAGCTTTGTCTAACGAGATCAAGTATGACATCCAACAGATCAAG ATGTTCAAAGGTCCTGACCGGGTTATCCACGCCGTCTTCACTTCCTCCTCTTCAGCCTCGTGCGGTGTGACCCTGGAAACCAACAAGGAGTATCTCTTCACGG gcagGATGAGTACTGATGGCAGTATGCATTTAGTCATGTGTGACTTTATTCAATACTGGGAGGACTTGAATGGCACACAAAAGAACAGCTTGACTCAACGCTACCAAAGCGGCTGCGATTGCACG ATCATCCGCTGCTCTTCCCTCCCCTGTCCCGTCAGCGCCCCAGATGAGTGCCTTTGGACAGACTGGTTGTTGGCCGATGGCCAAAGCGGACCCCAGGCCAAGTACTCTGCCTGTCTCAAGGGGCGTGATGGGTCCTGTGCCTGGTACAGGGGGATGGCTCCATTCAAGAAGTAG